A stretch of DNA from Bacillus sp. Marseille-Q1617:
TCTTGTTTGTACGACTTCATAGCCGTCTTCAACCAGCTGATCGTAAAGCTCTTTCAATATCGTTGACTTGCCTGCACCATCTGAACCTTCAACTGTAATAAATCTTCCTTGTTTCATTTTTCTATACCCTCCATCTATCGATAAACACGTACGCAATTCTCATCTAAGCGATGATCACCTTGTATGTTGGCTTTATTTTTCACATAATGTGTCAACCTTGCTATCGTATCATGAGAAATTCTTTCACCTGGTATCAGCAAAGGTATACCTGGTGGATAAGGGGTGATCATTTGCGACGAAATTTCCCCCTCAGCCTCCTCCAGCAAGATCCACTTTTCATCCTTATCTTCCATTTCTTCAAGGCTTAATGCGAGCGTACTATAATGTTTAGTTGCATCTCTTTTTATGGCGTCATCGGTCGTTTCTTCTTCTGATTCATCTATTTCCTTCAATGCTTCCTTTATCCGATTTACCGCTTCTTTATATGGAAAGGTCCGATTGCCTTTCACCAAAGGAAGGATCATGAGAACATAGTAAGGGTCTGCCAGCTCACAAAAGATTCCTTGTTGCTCCAATAATCCCTGGAGCTCATAACCGGTTTTCCCTTTCATATGAAGAAGCAGTTTTAAGGGGTCATCGGAACGTCTTACTCCGAGTCCCTCATGAACTCTGTTTAACGCCTCTGCAAATCCACTGTTCTCCTCAATATTCCGCTTGATATCCTGTTCTGTCATCGTCCCTATATACGCCCTGGCATAATCAAGCGATGCCATAATCGGGTATGAGGGACTGCTTGATTGCAGAATCGATAAATATTCCCGTATCTTTCTTTCACTCACACGATTCGTCCCTATATGTAAAAAGGAGCCCATCGTCATGGCCGGCAGCATTTTATGAGCCGAGTGAATCACAACGTCCGCACCTGATTCCAAAGCCGACTTCGGAAAAGGGTGTCCTAACTGAAAATGCGGACCATGTGCTTCATCAATGATACATACAACCCCATGATGATGTAATTCAGTGATCAGTGTTTCTACGTCGTACGTCATTCCGTAGTAAGTGGGATACGTCAGTATACAAGCCTTTGCATTCGGGTAGTCCTTTACTGTCGCTTTTATAGACTCCAGATTGACGCCGATCGGCATTCTTCCTTCTTGATCCCACTCTGTTTCTATTAAAATAGGAACGGCTCTCGCAAGCTTGATCCCGTTCAATACAGACTTATGACAGTTTCTTTGAACAAGCACAGGATCCCCAGGAGAACATGAAGCCAGTATTGCCGCAATATTCCCTGCTGTACTGCCATTCACGAGAAAATAACTCTTCACACTTCCATACAAATCACTGAGTAATGATTCTGCTTCTTTTATAGCTTCAGAGGGGTCATGTAAATCATCTAACCCGCTAAGCTCAGTTAAATCACGTTTATAAAAAAACTGCATGTCCTTCTCATCTATGAACAAACCATTTTTATGACCGGGAACATGGAATGAGATGGGATCCATCTCAACATGTTTCTCGATCGCTTCAACAAGAGGCATTCTTGATTGATCACACTTCACCTTTATCCCTCTCTCACCACAAATATCAATCTTCATCGTACCACACTTTATCCTTCTAAAACTAAAAAAATCATAACCAAGCTGTCTATCACCTGGTTATGAATAAATTTGAGGGGTATTCACTTTTTTCAATCGCTGAACGAACAATTTGTATACCGGATCATTCGTCTCCGTCTGTACCATTTCCCGTTCACATTCCGTACAGATGAACGATGTGTATAGATGGATTCCAACTGACTTCTCACTTTGACACACAATACACTGCTCTTCAACCGCCTTACGCTCTGCATTCATCATAAGGTTCTCCACCTCCATACAATCTATTGTGCCCCAAGTGCTTCAATTGTATACAGTATTTTAAACTTTTAAACTAACAGAATTATCAAGTGTACTTTTATCTTATGTAGAGAGCGCCCAGTCTGTGTATGTCTTTATTAAAAAGTTTGGAAAAAGTTCGGTTTGTGGTATTGGGAAGAGTTCCGATAATAAAACATCTTTTGCGAGGGATAGGAGACCCTTCTGATCATATCTTGATGCGATTGAAAAAAGGATTCTCGGTTTCGATAATAAAAGTCGGATTTTCGATAATTGATTCTTTGATTTCGATAATAAAAAGTCGATTATCGATAATAAATCAGGGGACTTCTTCATCTGCGTGTTCATTTTCTTGTGTTTTTGTTAAAGCGGTCTTATTTTTAGGGGAACATCCCCCGCTTTTTCAATAAGGAGAAGGGTTTTTCATTAAAATAGACAAATTAAAGGGCTAAAAAAGGAAAAATTTAATTGTTTTTATTTAATAAGGTGGGCCTACACCATAGGGGAATCGTTCAGGAGATCTTTAAGGGCGTTCCGGAGTTCATTTTTTCACTGTTCATGATTAATATTTCAATTCCGGACAATATTTTTTCAATTTCCACATATTATTTTTCAAAACCAATCACAACTCAAAAAAAACTGCATTTTCCTTTCACCCAAACAAAAAAACAGCCCATAAAGAGCTGCTTTTCCTATTTGCCTGGCGACGTCCTACTCTCACAGGGGGAGAGCCCCCAACTACCATCGGCGCTGAAGAGCTTAACTTCCGTGTTCGGCATGGGAACGGGTGTGACCTCTTCGCCATAATCACCAGACGAATATTCAATTGAAGGGGTTGTTCCTTCAAAACTAGATAAAGGATTGATGTCAAGAAAGCCGAATATCGACCAATGTGTTCATTTAAAAATGACTCTTTGTGGTTAAGTCCTCGATCGATTAGTATCAGTCAGCTCCACATGTCGCCATGCTTCCACCTCTGACCTATCTACCTGGTCATCTTCCAGGGATCTTACTCACATAAAGTGATGGGAAATCTCATCTCGAGGGGGGCTTCATGCTTAGATGCTTTCAGCACTTATCCCTTCCGCACATAGCTACCCAGCGATGCCTTTGGCAAGACAACTGGTACACCAGCGATGCGTCCATCCCGGTCCTCTCGTACTAAGGACAGCTCCTCTCAAATTTCCTGCGCCCACGACGGATAGGGACCGAACTGTCTCACGACGTTCTGAACCCAGCTCGCGTACCGCTTTAATGGGCGAACAGCCCAACCCTTGGGACCGACTACAGCCCCAGGATGCGATGAGCCGACATCGAGGTGCCAAACCTCCCCGTCGATGTGGACTCTTGGGGGAGATAAGCCTGTTATCCCCGGGGTAGCTTTTATCCGTTGAGCGATGGCCCTTCCATGCGGAACCACCGGATCACTAAGCCCGACTTTCGTCCCTGCTCGACTTGTAGGTCTCGCAGTCAAGCTCCCTTGTG
This window harbors:
- a CDS encoding aminotransferase class I/II-fold pyridoxal phosphate-dependent enzyme, which codes for MKCDQSRMPLVEAIEKHVEMDPISFHVPGHKNGLFIDEKDMQFFYKRDLTELSGLDDLHDPSEAIKEAESLLSDLYGSVKSYFLVNGSTAGNIAAILASCSPGDPVLVQRNCHKSVLNGIKLARAVPILIETEWDQEGRMPIGVNLESIKATVKDYPNAKACILTYPTYYGMTYDVETLITELHHHGVVCIIDEAHGPHFQLGHPFPKSALESGADVVIHSAHKMLPAMTMGSFLHIGTNRVSERKIREYLSILQSSSPSYPIMASLDYARAYIGTMTEQDIKRNIEENSGFAEALNRVHEGLGVRRSDDPLKLLLHMKGKTGYELQGLLEQQGIFCELADPYYVLMILPLVKGNRTFPYKEAVNRIKEALKEIDESEEETTDDAIKRDATKHYSTLALSLEEMEDKDEKWILLEEAEGEISSQMITPYPPGIPLLIPGERISHDTIARLTHYVKNKANIQGDHRLDENCVRVYR
- a CDS encoding sigma factor G inhibitor Gin codes for the protein MMNAERKAVEEQCIVCQSEKSVGIHLYTSFICTECEREMVQTETNDPVYKLFVQRLKKVNTPQIYS